One genomic segment of Rivularia sp. PCC 7116 includes these proteins:
- a CDS encoding glycosyltransferase, whose amino-acid sequence MIRQLVNTANKYQQESQDKHKPLKVTILHPSAGVNWSGGSEIFAIEMTRRLSAYFDVELLSGAECGNFSRKAGGVSRAYTYNLINQPLIKNLVHRFANHPEIIIEHLTNFLPCVSRCLINSTDLIFPCNDYGGLAMAAAVRAIKGTPILYTEHNGLLAQGKCLKRNLSFSPDCLVVFDKKTASFARNIKPQQELNIISNGVDLERFTPDGAKLNFGLTTPIVLCVASLNRKNHKRVDLAINAVSRLSQVSLLLCGDGPDRDYFQARGEQLLGVNRFKISTFPSQRMPEVYRSADVFTLPSINEPFSLAYMEAMASGLPVVTTDDQIRRYIVGDSGILCDVTNPEIYADGLFQVLKTNWQQKAVSNAARFSWDNIAWKYRNVIMETIKRKKETTV is encoded by the coding sequence GTGATTAGACAACTAGTAAACACAGCTAATAAGTATCAGCAAGAGTCGCAAGATAAACATAAACCATTAAAAGTTACTATCCTTCATCCTAGTGCAGGTGTGAATTGGAGTGGCGGCTCGGAAATTTTTGCCATCGAAATGACTCGTCGTTTATCTGCTTACTTTGATGTAGAACTTTTAAGTGGTGCTGAATGCGGCAACTTTTCTCGCAAAGCTGGGGGTGTTTCTCGCGCTTATACTTACAACTTAATTAATCAACCGTTGATTAAGAATTTAGTTCATAGGTTTGCAAATCATCCTGAAATTATTATTGAACATTTAACTAATTTTCTACCTTGTGTTAGTCGCTGCCTGATTAATTCGACAGATTTAATTTTCCCTTGCAACGATTATGGCGGTTTAGCAATGGCTGCGGCTGTACGTGCAATCAAAGGTACTCCAATTCTCTATACCGAACATAACGGCTTACTAGCTCAGGGAAAATGTTTAAAGCGCAATCTATCTTTCTCTCCAGACTGTCTGGTAGTTTTCGATAAAAAGACTGCTTCATTTGCACGTAACATCAAGCCACAGCAAGAGTTAAACATTATTTCTAATGGAGTTGATTTAGAAAGATTTACTCCCGATGGAGCTAAATTAAATTTTGGTTTGACAACGCCGATTGTATTGTGTGTAGCTTCTTTGAATCGTAAAAATCACAAAAGAGTGGACTTAGCAATCAATGCAGTTTCTCGCTTATCTCAAGTGAGTTTATTACTATGTGGAGATGGTCCTGATAGAGATTATTTTCAAGCACGGGGCGAACAATTGCTTGGTGTAAATCGTTTTAAAATATCAACTTTTCCTTCCCAGAGAATGCCAGAGGTTTATCGCAGTGCTGATGTATTTACCCTTCCCTCTATTAACGAGCCTTTCAGCTTAGCTTATATGGAAGCAATGGCGAGTGGTTTACCGGTAGTTACAACTGATGATCAAATACGCCGCTATATTGTTGGCGATAGCGGTATATTGTGCGATGTCACAAATCCAGAAATCTATGCAGACGGATTATTTCAGGTTTTGAAAACAAACTGGCAGCAAAAGGCAGTCAGTAATGCTGCAAGGTTTAGTTGGGATAATATAGCTTGGAAATACAGAAATGTGATTATGGAAACAATTAAAAGAAAGAAGGAGACAACAGTCTAA
- a CDS encoding glycosyltransferase family A protein, translating to MPQVSVIIPAYNAMSFLPETLKSVFKQTFTDFEILVVNDGSSDDIVEWVSQITDPRVKLISQTNQGVSAARNAGIRKAQGEYIAFIDADDLWEATKLEKQVNCMQANPKVGLVYTWTAFIDQFSKPIGISKISHSEGDVWEEIVIRDMISPGGSAMVRAECFDKVGLFDVELSIGEDRDMWTRIAAIYPFAVIKEFLTLYRRHSHNTTISNEKIIPQLSQVIEKTFANAPKHLLYLKGRSYCWINIYAAWSSIQDEKDYQQGVFYRRQAVQHYPKIRFTLMYLRQTIAITMLALLGTENYGKVRGLRKTLFKRNSSTVS from the coding sequence ATGCCACAAGTCTCTGTAATTATTCCAGCTTATAACGCCATGAGTTTTCTACCAGAAACTCTGAAAAGTGTTTTTAAACAGACTTTTACCGACTTTGAAATATTAGTTGTGAATGATGGTAGTTCTGATGATATTGTGGAATGGGTTTCGCAAATAACAGACCCGAGAGTCAAATTGATTTCGCAAACAAATCAGGGCGTGTCCGCAGCACGAAATGCTGGAATTCGCAAGGCTCAAGGAGAGTATATTGCTTTTATTGATGCCGATGATTTATGGGAAGCAACAAAGTTAGAAAAGCAAGTAAACTGTATGCAAGCTAATCCCAAGGTAGGTTTAGTCTATACTTGGACGGCTTTTATTGACCAGTTTAGTAAACCTATAGGAATATCAAAGATTTCTCATTCTGAAGGAGATGTATGGGAAGAAATTGTGATTAGAGATATGATATCTCCTGGTGGTTCAGCAATGGTTCGTGCTGAATGCTTTGATAAAGTAGGTCTTTTTGATGTGGAATTAAGTATCGGAGAAGATAGAGATATGTGGACTCGCATTGCTGCCATATATCCTTTTGCAGTAATCAAGGAATTTTTAACTCTCTATCGGAGACATTCTCATAATACAACTATAAGTAATGAAAAAATAATTCCTCAATTGTCTCAGGTAATTGAAAAAACTTTTGCAAATGCTCCAAAGCACCTACTCTATTTAAAAGGTCGTAGCTATTGCTGGATTAATATTTATGCGGCTTGGTCTTCTATTCAAGATGAAAAAGACTATCAGCAAGGAGTTTTCTACCGCAGACAGGCAGTCCAACATTACCCTAAAATACGTTTTACATTAATGTATTTACGTCAGACTATAGCTATAACAATGTTAGCCTTATTAGGAACTGAAAATTACGGTAAAGTGCGGGGGCTTAGGAAAACCTTATTTAAGCGGAATAGCAGTACCGTTTCATGA
- a CDS encoding oligosaccharide flippase family protein — protein sequence MGIRNQAVKGGFIMVIRQGLGILLSLASVIFITRVIGPEQYGFFGAASGIATFLYRLGPWGLDVYLVRKTENPEQQEYNQAFTILLAVSTVFALSMILGRDIISNILRIEQVSPLLFVLAFTIPPFLLKVPATAKLERDLNFQRIAFNELISQISYYIVAIPMAFQGAGAWAPVTGLLVQNYILFILSHTGAKLKFGFSWNPKLAKEMIGFGFTFSASSWTWELRTLVNPVIVGRFAGAEAVAFVALAIRLVEMLSFVRHIAWRLAIAALAKFKENKPRLRSSVEEGMHLLALSVGLPMAGFSLVGPIILNIVFGQNWNPVLEVYPFIAVSYIAYSVLNLHTSVLYLLGKNMRVTWFNLVHVILFIGAAFLLVPKMGMIGYGWAEICTLSSYIILHLYVSKAIGMPNYTTAFIWFTLSISVLIIGTLESPLRYFSVFLLLLPLISTKERKNLWGYYQILRS from the coding sequence ATGGGAATACGTAATCAAGCCGTCAAAGGCGGATTTATTATGGTTATCCGTCAGGGTTTGGGTATTTTACTCAGCTTGGCAAGCGTTATTTTTATTACGAGAGTTATTGGTCCCGAGCAATATGGTTTTTTTGGTGCTGCTTCAGGGATAGCTACATTTCTCTACCGTTTGGGACCTTGGGGTTTAGATGTCTATCTAGTTCGCAAAACTGAAAATCCAGAGCAGCAAGAATATAATCAAGCTTTTACTATTTTATTAGCTGTCAGTACAGTATTTGCTTTAAGTATGATTCTGGGAAGAGATATCATTAGTAATATTCTCAGAATAGAGCAAGTTTCACCACTTTTGTTTGTTTTAGCTTTTACAATTCCTCCCTTTCTTTTAAAAGTACCTGCAACAGCAAAACTAGAACGGGATTTAAATTTTCAGCGTATTGCTTTCAACGAATTAATCAGCCAAATTAGTTATTATATCGTTGCTATCCCGATGGCATTCCAAGGAGCTGGTGCTTGGGCACCGGTAACGGGTTTATTAGTTCAAAATTACATTTTATTTATACTGAGTCACACAGGTGCCAAATTAAAATTCGGTTTCTCTTGGAATCCTAAACTAGCTAAAGAAATGATCGGTTTTGGTTTTACATTTTCGGCTTCTAGCTGGACTTGGGAATTGCGAACATTAGTCAATCCAGTGATTGTAGGGCGTTTTGCTGGTGCCGAAGCCGTTGCCTTTGTCGCTTTAGCCATACGGTTAGTAGAAATGCTTTCCTTTGTTAGACATATTGCTTGGCGGTTGGCGATCGCTGCTTTAGCAAAATTCAAAGAAAATAAACCTCGTTTGCGTAGTAGTGTTGAAGAAGGAATGCATTTACTGGCTTTGAGTGTCGGTTTGCCAATGGCAGGTTTTTCCCTAGTAGGGCCGATAATATTAAATATCGTATTTGGTCAAAATTGGAATCCGGTACTAGAAGTATATCCATTCATTGCCGTTAGCTACATTGCTTATTCAGTCTTAAACTTGCATACTTCCGTGCTTTATTTGCTAGGTAAAAATATGCGAGTTACCTGGTTTAATTTAGTTCACGTCATATTATTTATAGGTGCGGCGTTTTTACTAGTGCCAAAAATGGGAATGATTGGATATGGATGGGCTGAAATATGTACTTTATCCAGCTATATTATCCTACATTTATACGTTTCCAAAGCAATCGGTATGCCAAACTATACAACTGCTTTTATTTGGTTTACTCTTTCAATTAGTGTATTAATTATTGGTACTCTTGAAAGTCCGTTACGTTATTTTTCTGTATTTTTATTACTGCTTCCCTTAATATCAACAAAAGAAAGAAAGAATTTGTGGGGATATTATCAGATATTGAGGTCTTAA